Proteins from one Nicotiana tabacum cultivar K326 chromosome 23, ASM71507v2, whole genome shotgun sequence genomic window:
- the LOC107825695 gene encoding ammonium transporter 2 member 5-like, translating into MSLLAPPPPFPPAFNFSMLPSNLNPNDANPPWMSKGDNAWQLIAATLVGMQSVPGLIILYGGAVKKKWAVNSAFMALYAFACVLVCWVCWGYRLSFGEKLIPIWGKVDVALEQEYLFEQAFLGLFPNATMVFFQFVFAAITLILIAGALLGRMNFYAWMLFVPLWLTFSYTIGAYTIWSTNGWLSLKGIIDYSGGYVIHLSSGVAGFTAAYWVGPRSTKDRERFPPNNILLMLAGAGLLWMGWTGFNGGDPYAASIDASLAVLNTHVAAATSLLTWLILDLIFFGKPSVIGAVQGMITGLVAITPAAGVVQGWAAIIIGLCSGSIPWFTMMVVHKKSELLQKVDDTMAVFHTHAVAGSLGGILTGLFANPRLCYLFYGYYNKYYGFFYGLRDGKIHNGFRQMGLQLLGILFIVVVNVVMTSLICLLVQLIVPLRMSEEDMEIGDEAAHGEEAYAIWGQGDRLEKSAGFSAYNDDMTAGASRSNYNTSKSQVEMV; encoded by the exons ATGAGTTTATTAgctcctcctcctccttttcctccagcttttaacTTTTCTATGCTCCCTTCAAACTTGAACCCAAACGACGCGAATCCGCCATGGATGAGCAAAGGTGACAATGCATGGCAGCTAATTGCAGCCACCCTAGTGGGTATGCAAAGTGTACCAGGGCTTATAATATTATACGGTGGAGCAGTAAAAAAGAAATGGGCAGTGAATTCAGCTTTTATGGCTTTGTACGCCTTTGCTTGTGTTCTTGTTTGTTGGGTTTGTTGGGGATACAGATTGTCATTTGGTGAGAAACTTATACCAATATGGGGAAAAGTGGATGTTGCATTGGAACAAGAGTACCTTTTTGAGCAAGCATTTCTTGGGCTATTCCCAAATGCAACTATGGTTTTTTTCCAGTTTGTTTTTGCGGCAATTACTTTGATTTTAATTGCGGGAGCTTTGCTGGGAAGAATGAATTTTTATGCGTGGATGCTATTTGTTCCGTTATGGCTAACGTTTTCTTATACAATTGGAGCATACACTATTTGGTCTACTAATGGTTGGTTATCTCTTAAGGGTATCATTGATTATTCTGGGGGATATGTCATCCATTTGTCTTCTGGGGTCGCTGGTTTTACCGCTGCTTATTGG GTGGGTCCAAGGTCAACAAAGGACAGAGAAAGATTTCCACCAAACAATATCCTCCTAATGTTGGCTGGGGCAGGACTACTGTGGATGGGGTGGACAGGGTTCAATGGAGGAGATCCATATGCAGCCAGCATTGATGCATCCTTGGCAGTGTTAAACACACATGTTGCAGCTGCAACCAGCTTGTTAACTTGGCTCATTCTTGATCTCATCTTCTTTGGAAAACCTTCTGTTATTGGTGCTGTCCAGGGCATGATCACTGGCTTAGTTGCTATCACTCCTGCTGCtg GTGTCGTACAAGGGTGGGCAGCCATAATTATAGGACTATGCTCAGGCTCAATTCCATGGTTTACAATGATGGTTGTCCACAAGAAATCTGAGCTTCTTCAAAAAGTGGACGACACAATGGCTGTCTTCCACACCCACGCCGTAGCCGGTAGCTTAGGAGGAATCCTAACTGGCCTTTTTGCTAACCCGAGACTATGCTACCTTTTCTATGGCTACTACAACAAATACTATGGATTCTTCTATGGGCTTCGCGATGGAAAAATCCACAACGGCTTCAGGCAAATGGGGCTTCAGCTTCTCGGGATTCTGTTTATTGTAGTAGTGAATGTTGTAATGACAAGTTTGATATGTCTTTTGGTGCAACTCATTGTGCCTTTGAGAATGTCAGAGGAAGACATGGAAATCGGAGATGAAGCTGCACATGGGGAGGAAGCTTATGCTATTTGGGGACAAGGTGATAGGCTTGAGAAATCTGCAGGTTTTTCAGCTTATAATGATGACATGACTGCTGGAGCTTCTCGGTCTAATTATAATACCTCTAAAAGTCAGGTTGAAATGGTCTAA